From one Bacteroidota bacterium genomic stretch:
- a CDS encoding Tn3 family transposase: protein MTRRSHRSRPGRGRVRYDDILHVSRRSPQLRAEGHEVRDEDVARLSPLGTEHVNVLGRYHFELSEPVARGELRPLRDPAAPDEG, encoded by the coding sequence ATCACCCGAAGATCGCACCGCTCACGGCCCGGGCGGGGCCGGGTCCGCTACGATGACATTTTACACGTATCCCGAAGGTCCCCCCAGTTGCGGGCGGAGGGCCACGAGGTCCGGGACGAAGACGTGGCCCGGCTCTCGCCGCTCGGGACCGAGCACGTCAACGTGCTGGGCCGGTACCACTTCGAGCTCTCGGAGCCGGTCGCGCGCGGGGAGCTCCGGCCGCTCCGGGACCCGGCGGCGCCTGACGAAGGGTAG